One stretch of Clostridiales bacterium DNA includes these proteins:
- a CDS encoding transporter substrate-binding domain-containing protein, with protein sequence MKMAKILSALLIISMIFTGCTSQKKVADNSQTETDGGNTAKKVLVGTEGTYNPFTYKDENGQLTGYDIDVVKEIDKRIDDIDFEFLPTPWDSMFLGLESKKYDMIADQISKDSEREKKYSFSNNSYFISAAHIIVKKDNNKTINGLDDLKGLKVGVSIGTSFSKTFEEYNKKNNNALKIKYYEGNVTTILQDIEAGRIDATLNERIIAEDNIKKLGLKIKTVGKPVKVTPSYFVFRKGADGDALKNKVDTALESIKSDGTLSKISMKWFGEDYTKQ encoded by the coding sequence ATGAAAATGGCAAAAATACTGTCAGCATTATTAATTATAAGTATGATTTTCACGGGTTGTACATCACAGAAAAAAGTGGCTGATAATTCGCAGACCGAAACCGATGGTGGAAATACAGCAAAAAAGGTGCTTGTAGGTACGGAGGGAACATATAATCCTTTCACATATAAGGATGAAAATGGTCAGCTCACAGGCTATGATATAGATGTCGTAAAAGAAATAGATAAGCGCATTGACGATATAGATTTCGAATTTCTTCCAACGCCCTGGGATAGTATGTTTTTGGGACTTGAATCCAAGAAATATGATATGATTGCAGACCAAATTTCCAAAGACTCAGAAAGGGAGAAAAAATATTCTTTCTCAAATAACAGCTATTTCATATCAGCCGCACACATAATAGTTAAAAAAGATAATAATAAAACCATCAATGGATTAGATGACTTAAAGGGTTTGAAGGTTGGGGTGTCGATCGGGACCTCATTTTCTAAAACCTTTGAAGAATATAACAAGAAAAACAATAATGCCCTGAAAATCAAATACTATGAAGGCAATGTCACTACCATACTTCAGGATATTGAGGCGGGAAGAATCGATGCGACATTGAATGAAAGAATAATTGCCGAAGATAATATTAAAAAACTCGGACTAAAAATAAAGACAGTCGGAAAACCTGTAAAGGTTACGCCTTCTTATTTTGTTTTCAGAAAGGGAGCGGATGGAGACGCCCTGAAAAATAAAGTTGACACGGCGCTTGAAAGTATCAAATCCGATGGGACGCTGTCAAAAATTTCAATGAAGTGGTTCGGGGAAGATTATACAAAGCAGTAA
- a CDS encoding amino acid ABC transporter permease, giving the protein MSLLDLNYMAKSFPEIIRYAPVTLAIAAVSMVLGLIIGLITALIKIYKIPILKWFSAIYISFTRGTPLLVQMYLAYYGIPKVLDFMHTNYNWNVDVSNIPAIVFVYISFSLNVGAYLAETIRAAIQAVDRGQMEAAYSIGMSTLQAMRRIVLPQALAIALPNFGNTFIGLLKDTSLAFIIAVVEIMGQAKIIGARGLKFFEVYIDSAIIYWLICLVVEKSVNVLEKRVRKYQGGIAR; this is encoded by the coding sequence ATGAGCTTGTTAGATTTGAATTATATGGCAAAATCTTTCCCGGAAATTATCCGGTATGCTCCTGTTACACTGGCGATAGCAGCCGTTTCTATGGTATTAGGCCTTATCATCGGCCTTATCACTGCGCTTATAAAAATATACAAGATTCCCATTTTAAAATGGTTTTCGGCAATATATATCTCTTTTACCAGAGGCACACCGCTTCTGGTACAAATGTATCTTGCATATTACGGGATCCCGAAGGTCCTCGATTTTATGCATACAAATTATAACTGGAATGTCGATGTAAGCAATATTCCGGCTATCGTGTTCGTATATATATCTTTCTCTTTGAATGTCGGAGCGTACCTAGCTGAAACGATCCGTGCCGCCATACAAGCCGTTGACAGAGGCCAGATGGAAGCCGCCTATTCTATCGGCATGAGCACGCTGCAGGCCATGAGAAGGATAGTACTGCCACAGGCACTTGCCATAGCGCTGCCCAACTTTGGAAATACATTTATAGGCTTGCTTAAAGATACCTCACTGGCCTTTATAATCGCAGTAGTAGAAATAATGGGACAGGCAAAAATAATCGGAGCAAGAGGGCTGAAGTTTTTTGAGGTTTATATCGATTCTGCGATTATTTATTGGCTTATATGCTTAGTAGTTGAAAAAAGTGTGAATGTGCTGG